The Zingiber officinale cultivar Zhangliang chromosome 10A, Zo_v1.1, whole genome shotgun sequence genome contains a region encoding:
- the LOC122027044 gene encoding probable V-type proton ATPase subunit H has protein sequence MARAELTTEEVLRSDIPWETYMSTKLITGTHLQLLRRYDKKSESQKASLLDDDGPSYVRVFTDILRDISKEETVEYVLALIDEMLTANPKRSGLFHKTSEDTYRPFLRWLHEGNWFIQEKSCKILTLIVSVRQKARDAFTINGETSQSGSNSTIDDVLEGLLNWLCFQLNNPSHPACSLPLAINCLTNLLREPSVRTSFVQADGIKLLIPLISPASTQQSIQLLYETCLCIWLLSYYDGAVDYLATTRAMPRLVEVVKGSTKEKVVRVIVLTLRNLLPKAACGAQMIDVGLPQIVQSLKAQAWSDEDLLDALNQLEDGLQVHLKNLSSFDKYKQEVLLGHLDWYPVHKDPGFWKENITNFEENDFQILRVLITILDTSTDPRALAVACYDLSQFIKYHPAGRIIVSDLKAKDRVMKLMNHENAEVTKNALLCIQRLFLGAKYASFLQS, from the exons ATGGCTCGTGCTGAGCTGACAACAGAGGAG GTTCTCAGGAGTGATATACCATGGGAAACTTACATGTCTACAAAGCTCATTACTGGTACACATCTTCAGTTATTGAGGCGCTATGATAAAAAATCGGAAAGCCAAAAAGCTTCTTTGCTTGATGAT GATGGACCATCTTATGTACGGGTGTTCACAGATATTTTACGTGATATATCCAAGGAAGAAACAGTGGAATATGTGCTTGCtcttattgatgaaatgcttacaG CAAATCCCAAACGCTCTGGTCTATTTCATAAAACAAGTGAAGACACTTACCGACCTTTCTTAAG ATGGCTTCATGAGGGAAATTGGTTCATACAAGAGAAGAGCTGTAAAATATTGACTCTAATAGTGAG TGTTCGACAAAAAGCTCGTGATGCCTTCACTATAAATGGAGAAACCTCACAGTCAGGAAGCAACTCAACTATAGATGATGTTCTAGAAGGACTACTTAATTGgctttgttttcag CTGAATAACCCATCTCATCCTGCATGTTCTTTACCTTTGGCCATAAATTGCCTGACGAATTTGCTAAGAGAACCCTCTGTAAGGACTTCATTTGTTCAAGCAGACGGTATCAAACTGTTAATTCCGTTGATTTCACCAGCATCAACTCAGCAGTCCATCCAG CTTCTTTATGAAACTTGCCTTTGCATTTGGCTCTTGTCATACTATGATGGAGCAGTTGACTACTTGGCCACTACTAGGGCTATGCCAAGGCTAGTTGAAGTTGTAAAAGGTTCAACAAAAGAAAAG GTTGTGAGGGTTATTGTTTTGACATTGCGCAATTTGCTACCCAAGGCAGCATGTGGAGCACAGATGATTGATGTTGGATTACCACAGATTGTTCAGTCTCTAAAAGCTCAGGCATGGAGTGATGAG GATTTATTGGATGCTCTGAATCAACTGGAAGATGGACTTCAAGTTCACCTAAAAAATTTGAGTTCCTTTGATAAGTACAAGCAGGAAGTTCTTTTGGGTCATCTTGACTGGTATCCTGTGCACAAGGATCCAGGGTTCTGGAAAGAGAATATTACAAATTTTGAAGAAAATGATTTCCAG ATTCTGCGTGTTCTGATCACAATCCTTGACACTTCTACCGATCCTAGGGCTCTTGCTGTTGCATGCTATGATCTTTCTCAGTTTATCAAGTATCATCCTGCTGGAAGAATCATCGTGTCAGACCTGAAGGCCAAGGACAGAGTGATGAAGCTCATGAATCATGAAAATGCTGAGGTGACGAAGAATGCCCTTCTATGCATCCAAAGGCTTTTCCTTGGGGCCAAGTATGCTAGCTTTTTACAGTCTTAA